In a single window of the Micrococcaceae bacterium Sec5.7 genome:
- a CDS encoding aldo/keto reductase, with protein sequence MEQRRLGRTGRNVSTVGLGTWQLGADWGTVDPAEANAILAAAVESGVTFMDTADVYGDGRSEQTIGAFLAANPGLDITVATKMGRRVEQAPENYTLANFRQWVDRSRRNLKTDTLDLVQLHCPPTPVYSNGEVYDALDTLVSEGAIRSYGVSVERTEEALAAIGRGSTATVQIILNAFRLKPLDAVLPAAKAAGVGIIARVPLASGLLAGKYSKKTTFADNDHRNYNRTGSAFDVGETFSGVDFDRGLEAVKEFEELVPDGVTTAQAAIAWIVAQDGVSTVIPGARNVEQARSNAVAASTGTLGTGLDAGVRHIYDRYFREAVHPRW encoded by the coding sequence ATGGAACAACGCAGACTGGGCAGGACCGGACGGAACGTCTCCACCGTAGGACTTGGGACCTGGCAGCTGGGCGCAGATTGGGGAACTGTGGATCCGGCGGAGGCCAATGCGATCCTGGCTGCCGCCGTGGAATCCGGGGTGACGTTTATGGACACCGCGGACGTCTACGGCGACGGGCGGAGCGAACAAACCATCGGCGCCTTTCTGGCGGCCAATCCGGGCCTGGACATCACCGTCGCCACCAAGATGGGCCGGCGTGTGGAGCAGGCGCCCGAGAACTACACTCTGGCTAATTTCCGGCAGTGGGTGGACCGCTCCCGCCGGAACCTGAAGACGGATACCTTGGACCTGGTGCAGCTGCACTGCCCGCCCACACCCGTGTACAGCAACGGCGAAGTGTACGACGCGTTGGACACCCTCGTGAGCGAAGGCGCGATCCGGAGCTACGGGGTCAGCGTCGAGCGGACGGAGGAAGCCCTGGCCGCCATCGGACGCGGCAGCACAGCCACCGTTCAGATCATTCTCAACGCCTTCCGGCTCAAACCGCTGGACGCCGTGTTGCCGGCGGCAAAAGCGGCAGGCGTCGGCATCATTGCCCGGGTGCCGCTGGCCTCCGGCCTTCTGGCCGGCAAGTATTCCAAGAAGACCACTTTCGCGGACAATGACCACCGCAACTACAACCGGACGGGCTCCGCCTTCGACGTGGGCGAGACCTTCTCCGGGGTGGACTTTGACCGTGGGCTGGAAGCGGTGAAGGAATTCGAGGAGCTGGTCCCGGACGGCGTCACAACCGCCCAGGCCGCCATCGCGTGGATCGTCGCCCAGGACGGCGTCAGTACCGTCATCCCCGGGGCACGGAACGTAGAGCAGGCCCGTTCCAACGCGGTGGCCGCATCCACCGGAACCCTGGGCACCGGCCTCGATGCCGGGGTACGTCATATTTACGACCGGTACTTCCGCGAGGCCGTCCATCCCCGCTGGTAG
- a CDS encoding pyridoxal-dependent decarboxylase produces the protein MEEVSGHDFGSRVELALAATNHLFNTRNSPRYVAQVMQAVNVVATKLDRTTRPFTGVGPSKMKARVGAVDLDRPLPDTAAALEELEDVYLRDAVYFHDAKYAAHLNCPVVIPALVGEAILSAVNSSMDTWDQSAGATMIERRLIDWTAERLQLGAAADGIFTSGGSQSNFQALLIARNHAVAGLRQEPGNAGLRLPPLLEKLRIFTSEDSHFSIRKSASMLGMGFDAVVPVRCAIDHRMDPAALAEAMAEAHDDGLVPMAVVATAGTTDFGAVDPLAELAALARAYGAWFHVDAAYGGGLMVSKRYRHLLDGTRLADSVTVDFHKTFFQPVSSSALLVRDAAMLRHVTYYADYLNPESAALADIPNQVDKSIQTTRRFDALKLWLTLRIMGADAIGALFDEAIDLAGRVGSLLGGDSDFELAAEPLLSTLVFRYRPALADGTRLSEDAADSLNPAIRAAVFASGEAVVAGTKVAGRHYLKFTLLNAEATLEDIDGIIGLLRRTGESLLQNDLAGSITGTTAAEASA, from the coding sequence GTGGAAGAAGTATCAGGCCATGACTTCGGTTCCCGGGTGGAGCTGGCCCTTGCCGCCACCAACCATCTTTTCAACACCCGCAATTCGCCCCGCTACGTGGCGCAGGTGATGCAGGCGGTCAATGTGGTGGCCACCAAACTGGACCGGACCACGCGGCCGTTCACCGGCGTCGGGCCCTCAAAGATGAAAGCGCGCGTGGGCGCCGTGGATTTGGACCGCCCGCTGCCGGACACAGCAGCTGCCCTGGAGGAGCTTGAGGACGTCTACCTGCGGGACGCCGTCTACTTCCACGATGCCAAATATGCCGCCCACCTCAACTGCCCGGTGGTCATCCCGGCCCTCGTGGGGGAGGCCATCCTGTCGGCGGTGAATTCCTCCATGGACACATGGGACCAGAGCGCCGGCGCCACCATGATCGAGCGCAGGCTGATTGACTGGACGGCCGAACGGCTGCAGCTGGGGGCCGCTGCCGACGGCATTTTCACCTCCGGCGGGAGCCAGTCCAACTTCCAGGCGTTGCTGATCGCGCGCAACCATGCCGTGGCCGGGCTGCGGCAGGAACCGGGCAATGCCGGGCTCCGGCTGCCGCCGCTGCTGGAGAAGCTGCGGATCTTCACTTCCGAGGACAGCCACTTCAGCATCCGGAAGTCGGCCTCAATGCTGGGGATGGGGTTCGACGCCGTCGTGCCGGTCCGCTGCGCAATAGACCACCGGATGGATCCGGCTGCGCTCGCGGAAGCAATGGCGGAGGCGCACGACGACGGGCTGGTGCCGATGGCGGTTGTGGCCACCGCCGGGACCACCGACTTCGGCGCGGTGGACCCGCTCGCAGAGCTCGCTGCCCTGGCGCGCGCCTACGGCGCCTGGTTCCACGTCGATGCGGCCTATGGCGGCGGGCTCATGGTGTCCAAGCGCTACCGGCACCTGCTCGACGGCACGAGGCTGGCCGATTCCGTCACCGTGGACTTCCACAAAACGTTCTTCCAGCCCGTCAGCTCCAGCGCGCTTCTGGTCAGGGACGCCGCCATGCTCCGCCACGTCACGTACTACGCTGACTACCTCAACCCGGAAAGCGCCGCCCTCGCGGACATCCCCAACCAGGTGGACAAGAGCATCCAGACCACCCGCCGCTTCGACGCGCTCAAGCTCTGGCTCACGCTCCGGATCATGGGCGCGGACGCGATCGGCGCGCTGTTTGATGAAGCCATTGACCTGGCCGGCCGCGTGGGTTCGCTGCTCGGCGGGGACAGCGACTTCGAACTGGCCGCCGAACCCCTGCTCAGCACGCTGGTATTCCGCTACCGCCCCGCCCTGGCGGACGGCACGCGCTTGTCCGAGGACGCCGCAGACTCGCTTAACCCCGCCATCCGGGCCGCCGTGTTTGCCTCCGGCGAGGCGGTGGTCGCCGGGACGAAAGTGGCCGGCAGGCACTACCTGAAGTTCACGCTGCTTAACGCCGAAGCAACTCTGGAGGACATCGACGGGATCATCGGGCTGCTCCGGCGCACCGGCGAGTCCCTCCTCCAAAACGACCTCGCCGGCAGCATTACCGGGACCACAGCAGCGGAGGCAAGCGCATGA
- the mmsB gene encoding multiple monosaccharide ABC transporter permease, which yields MSAIRETLGFLTSRLRQVGIFVALILIVLLFQMLTGGILLEPQNVSNIVVQNSYILILAIGMVMVIIAGHIDLSVGSVAGFIGACSGVLMVQWGWPWWLAIPACLLLGALVGAWQGYWIAYIGIPAFIVTLAGMLIFRGLTLITLKNQQITPFPNEMRSLGGGFLPDISGGNSALEWLTVILGVAATAAMVFQAVKERRVRRKFDLENEPMAWFAIKTTFTALLVLTIAFLLASYRGTPIVLIVLAGLVIVYTALMNNSVFGRHTYAIGGNLHAAELSGIKTKAVTFRIFVNMGVLAALAGLIFTARLNSAQPAGGTGFELDSIAAAFIGGAAVTGGIGTIAGAMIGGLIMGVLNNGMSILGLGTDYQQLIKGLVLLLAVGFDIFNKNRSSGGGGGLGKRFKFRTPPPATHQNGKPTTGEPVAVPASTPAGPGA from the coding sequence ATGTCCGCCATACGAGAAACTCTGGGCTTCCTCACAAGCCGCCTCCGTCAGGTAGGCATCTTCGTTGCTCTCATCCTGATTGTCCTGCTGTTCCAGATGCTGACCGGCGGGATTCTGCTGGAACCCCAGAACGTGTCAAACATCGTCGTTCAAAACAGCTACATCCTTATCCTCGCCATCGGCATGGTCATGGTCATCATCGCCGGGCACATCGATCTTTCGGTTGGTTCCGTCGCCGGCTTCATCGGCGCCTGTTCCGGCGTGTTGATGGTGCAATGGGGCTGGCCGTGGTGGCTCGCCATCCCGGCCTGCCTGCTTCTGGGAGCGCTCGTCGGGGCCTGGCAGGGCTACTGGATCGCCTACATCGGGATCCCCGCATTCATCGTTACCCTGGCCGGCATGCTGATCTTCCGCGGACTTACCCTGATCACCCTGAAGAACCAGCAGATCACCCCTTTCCCGAATGAAATGCGGTCCTTGGGCGGTGGGTTCCTGCCGGACATCTCCGGGGGCAACTCTGCGCTGGAATGGCTGACCGTCATCCTTGGCGTCGCTGCCACAGCGGCCATGGTCTTCCAGGCCGTGAAGGAGCGGCGGGTGCGCCGGAAATTTGATCTGGAGAACGAGCCGATGGCCTGGTTCGCGATTAAGACCACTTTCACGGCCCTGCTGGTGTTGACGATCGCGTTCCTGCTGGCCAGTTACCGAGGCACACCCATCGTGCTGATCGTTCTTGCCGGTCTGGTGATTGTGTACACCGCACTGATGAACAACAGCGTGTTCGGCCGGCACACCTATGCCATCGGCGGCAACCTCCACGCGGCTGAACTCTCCGGAATCAAGACCAAAGCCGTCACGTTCAGGATCTTCGTCAATATGGGCGTTCTTGCTGCGCTGGCAGGGCTCATTTTCACCGCTCGGTTGAATTCCGCCCAGCCCGCCGGTGGAACCGGCTTCGAACTCGACTCGATCGCCGCCGCCTTCATCGGCGGGGCCGCCGTCACAGGAGGAATCGGGACCATCGCCGGAGCCATGATCGGTGGTTTGATCATGGGAGTACTCAACAACGGCATGTCCATCCTCGGCCTGGGCACGGACTACCAGCAACTGATTAAGGGCCTCGTGCTGCTTCTGGCCGTCGGCTTCGACATTTTCAACAAGAACCGCAGCAGCGGCGGAGGCGGAGGCCTTGGCAAACGCTTCAAGTTCCGCACCCCGCCGCCGGCCACACATCAGAACGGGAAACCAACAACCGGTGAACCGGTCGCCGTTCCTGCATCTACACCCGCGGGGCCCGGCGCATAG
- a CDS encoding GAF and ANTAR domain-containing protein — MEEAAVEQTVAERLQDLVIDSQDVNAFLADLCEFSAASVSASLGQQVVCAVTLNRHRRRSTAAWSSPDARTMDEIQHAFGEGPCLHAMKTGTTVVVRDTRTDPRWPEYGQAIAAQGQFSVLGVPLTLDQGATAALNVFATTPDAFDPASVQSAELLAAQAQKAVRLAVRVGAGQQLAGDLRAAMESRTAIDLASGIIMGQNRCSQDEAMTILVKASSGRNKKLRDVAEQLVAQFSAGPATTHFDV; from the coding sequence ATGGAAGAGGCCGCCGTTGAACAAACAGTCGCCGAACGGCTGCAGGACCTCGTCATTGACAGCCAGGACGTCAACGCTTTCCTGGCTGATCTCTGTGAATTTTCAGCCGCATCTGTTTCAGCGTCCCTCGGGCAGCAAGTGGTCTGCGCCGTCACGTTGAATCGGCACCGTCGCCGCAGCACGGCCGCCTGGAGCAGCCCGGACGCGCGCACCATGGACGAGATCCAGCATGCCTTCGGTGAAGGGCCGTGCCTCCACGCAATGAAAACCGGGACGACTGTGGTGGTCAGGGACACCCGGACGGATCCACGCTGGCCGGAGTACGGGCAGGCCATTGCGGCGCAGGGCCAGTTCAGCGTTTTGGGCGTCCCGCTCACCCTTGATCAAGGCGCCACTGCGGCCCTGAATGTCTTCGCCACCACGCCCGATGCCTTTGATCCGGCGTCCGTCCAGAGCGCAGAACTCTTAGCAGCGCAGGCGCAGAAAGCCGTGCGCCTGGCAGTCCGGGTGGGCGCCGGGCAGCAGCTGGCCGGCGATTTGCGGGCGGCCATGGAATCCCGGACCGCGATCGATCTGGCGTCCGGAATCATCATGGGCCAGAACCGGTGTTCACAGGACGAGGCAATGACCATCCTGGTCAAGGCCTCGAGCGGCAGGAACAAGAAGCTTCGTGACGTCGCGGAGCAACTGGTGGCGCAGTTCTCGGCCGGGCCGGCCACAACCCATTTTGACGTCTAG